The genomic region CCTCTCCTCCGCGATGGACACCGTCACCGAGGCCCGCATGGCCATCGCCATGGCGCGCCAGGGCGGGCTCGGGGTGATCCACCGCAACCTCTCCGTCGAGGACCAGGCCGCCTTCGTCGACAAGGTGAAGCGCAGCGAGTCGGGCATGATCACGAACCCGGTCACCACGCGTCCCGACGCGACGGTGGCCGAGGTGGACGCGCTCTGCGGCCAGTTCCGCGTCTCCGGCCTCCCGGTCGTCGAGCAGGACGGCACGCTCGTCGGCATCATCACGAACCGCGACATGCGCTTCGTGTCGCCGGTGCAGGCCGCCACCACGCTCGTGCGCGACGTCATGACGCGCACCCCGCTCATCACCGGCCGCGTCGGCATCGACCCCGACCACGCGATCGCGATCTTCGCGGAGCACAAGATCGAGAAGCTCCCGCTCGTGGACGAGGCGGGCAAGCTGCGCGGCCTCATCACCGTCAAGGACTTCGACAAGTCGGAGCAGTACCCGGACGCCACGAAGGACGCCGAGGGCCGCCTCCGCGTCGGCGCGGCCATCGGGTTCTTCGGCGACGCCTGGCAGCGCGCGCTCGCGCTCGTCGACGCGGGCGTCGACGTCATCGTCGTCGACACGGCCAACGGCGACAGCCAGGGCGTGCTCGACATCATCCGCCGCCTGAAGTCCGACCCCGCGACCTCGCACGTCGACGTCATCGGCGGCAACGTCGCCACCCGCTCGGGCGCGCAGGCGCTCATCGACGCGGGCGCGGACGCCATCAAGGTCGGCGTGGGGCCCGGGTCCATCTGCACCACGCGCGTCGTCGCCGGCGTCGGGGTGCCGCAGGTCACCGCGGTCTACGAGGCGTCGCTGGCCGCGCGCGCCGCGGGCATCCCCGTGATCGCCGACGGCGGCCTCCAGTACTCGGGCGACATCGCGAAGGCGCTCGTCGCCGGCGCCGACACGGTCATG from Clavibacter michiganensis subsp. insidiosus harbors:
- the guaB gene encoding IMP dehydrogenase — its product is MDQSDPFGVIGLTYDDVMLLPGHTDVIPSEADTTSRLTRNISVAAPLLSSAMDTVTEARMAIAMARQGGLGVIHRNLSVEDQAAFVDKVKRSESGMITNPVTTRPDATVAEVDALCGQFRVSGLPVVEQDGTLVGIITNRDMRFVSPVQAATTLVRDVMTRTPLITGRVGIDPDHAIAIFAEHKIEKLPLVDEAGKLRGLITVKDFDKSEQYPDATKDAEGRLRVGAAIGFFGDAWQRALALVDAGVDVIVVDTANGDSQGVLDIIRRLKSDPATSHVDVIGGNVATRSGAQALIDAGADAIKVGVGPGSICTTRVVAGVGVPQVTAVYEASLAARAAGIPVIADGGLQYSGDIAKALVAGADTVMLGSLLAGCDESPGDLMFVGGKQFKSYRGMGSLGALQTRGSKTSYSKDRYFQSDVPSDDKLIPEGIEGQVPYRGSLANVVYQLTGGLRQSMFYVGARTVGELKDRGRFVRITAAGLKESHPHDVQMVVEAPNYRR